CCGCCAAAACCTCAAAATAAGTCGGAAACGTCTTCGCAGTACACTTCGGATCATTAATCCGCACCGGCACCCCACCCAACGCCACCAGCGAAAAACACATCGCCATGCGGTGATCATCATAAGTATCAATCGCCGCATGCGGGATCAAATCTGCCGGCGGGGTCACGCGGATGTAGTCCTGGCCCTCTTCCACCGCGGCGCCGACCTTGCGCAGTTCGGTGGCCATGGCGGCAAGGCGGTCGGTTTCTTTCACGCGCCAGCTTTCAATGTTGCGGATGGTCGTCGTGCCTTCGGCAAACAGTGCGGCGACGGCGATGGTCATGGCGGCGTCGGGGATGTGGTTCAGGTCGACATCCAGCGCCTTGAGTTTGCCGGTGGCGGGCGGTGCGGCTTCAATGTGGTTGGCGGCCCAGGTGATCTGCGCGCCCATTTGCTCCAGCACTTCGGCAAAACGCTTGTCGCCCTGAATGCTCTCGCTGCCTACGCCTTCGACCCGCACGACACCGCCACCAATCGCGCCAGCGGCCAGGAAGTAAGACGCGCTGGAGGCATCGCCTTCCACGTGAACCACGCCTGGGCTTTGGTAAATCTGGCCGCCGCGAATCACGAACTCGTTCCAGCCATTGCGTTCAACCTTGATGCCAAAACGCGCCATCAGGTTAAGCGTGATCTCGATGTACGGCTTGGAGATGAGTTCACCGACGACTTCAATCGTCACGTCTTCACCCGTCAACGGCAGCGCCATCAGCAGTGCGGTCAGGAACTGGCTGGAGACATTGCCCTTCACCGGCACGCGGCGACCGGCGCTGATGCTGGCCGGGCGCAGTTGCAACGGCGGGAAGCCGTCGTTGCCCAGGTATTCGATATCCGCGCCGACCACACGCAGGGCGTCGACCAGATCACCGATCGGGCGCTCGTGCATGCGCGGTACGCCGTGCAGTTTGTAGGTGCCGCCAGCCAGCGCCAGCGCGGCGGTCAGCGGACGGAACGCAGTACCGGCATTGCCGAGGAACAGATCGGCGTCCTTGACCGGAAACTGGCCGCCCACGCCTTCCACCACAAAATCACGCGTGCCGGGGGTTTGGGTCCACTTCACGCCCAGGCTGGTCATGGCTTCCAGCATGCGCTCGATGTCATCGCTGGCCAGCAGACCTTTGACCTCGGTCTTGCCGCTGGCAAGGGCGGCCAGCAGCAAAATGCGGTTGGAAATACTCTTGGAACCGGGCAGCGCCACAGTGCCATTCACGCGGGAGATCGGGGCGAGGTCAAGGTATTCGGCAGAGGTCATGGTCTGGCAGCACGCAACGATAGATTCGGGAAAACCCCCATGATAACAGCCCCGGCGCCTCCTCGTGGCGTGTTGGCGCGATTGGGCGGCGGCGATCCGCTACAATGACGCATTGTCTTGTACAGCGCCTGCCATGCTTAGTTACCGCCACGCCTTTCACGCCGGCAATCATGCCGATGTCCTTAAACACACGGTCGAGATCGCGCTGCTGCGCTATCTGAACCAGAAAGACAAGCCGTATACCTATCTGGATACGCATTCCGGTGCGGGCGTGTATTCGCTGGTCGAAGGCTACGCTACCAAAAATGCCGAATTCACGGGCGGGATCGAGCGCTTGTGGCACGACACCGATCTGCCCGAAGCGCTGGCCGACTATGTAGATGTCATCCGTCAGTTCAACCCGGATGGCGAGCTGCGCTACTACCCGGGCTCGCCCGCCTGCGCGCTGCAAGTCATGCGTGAGCAAGACAAGGCGCGCCTGTTTGAACTGCATTCGAGCGACAGCAAATTGCTGATCGACAATATGGAACACTACGGCCGCCAGGCGCAGGTGGATGTGGGCGATGGCTTTGCCGGCATCAAGGCCGTGCTGCCACCGCCGTCCCGCCGGGGCCTGGTCCTGATTGATCCGCCTTATGAAGACAAGGGCGACTATCAGCGCGTGGTTGATGCGCTGGGCGAAGGCCTGAAGCGGTTTGCCACGGGCACTTACGCCATCTGGTATCCGCAATTGCAACGCGAAGAAGCCCGCACCTTGCCGGCCAGACTCAAAATGCTGCCGGTGAAATCCTGGCTGCATGTGGCGCTGTCGGTGCAATCACCGTCGCCGGATGGCTTCGGCATGTATGGCAGCGGCATGTTCGTGCTCAATCCGCCCTGGACACTACACGACACGCTCAAGCCGGTGATGCCCCTGCTGGCGAAAAAACTGGCACTGGATGCCGGCGCGCGCTACGTGCTCGATTTCCACGAAAACGCGGCCGGTTGATCACATTGCCGGCTTAGTTGCCGGCAGCATCACGTGCGTCGAACACTTCCTGCGCTGCAAACAGGCCATTGAGCGCGGCCGGGAAACCGGCGTACAGCGACATCATCATCAGCACCTCCAGGATTTCATCGCGGGTGACGCCGACATTGAGCGCAGCGTTGAGGTGCACCTTGAGTTGCGGCGCGGCGTTGCCCAGCGCGGCCAGCGCCGCAACCACGGCGATCTCGCGCTCACGCAGGCCCAGCCCGGGACGGCTGTAGATATCACCAAAACCGAACTCGACCAGGTAGCGGGCAAAGTCTGGCGCAATGGCGCCAACGCGCGCGACCACAGCCTCGCCCGCATCGCCGTCGATCTGGTTCAGTTGGGCCAGACCGCGGACAAAGCGGCTGTCATCGGTGGTTTGCGGTTGTGGCTGGCGGTTCAGGGTGGCGTGCGTCATGGGGGGTGTCCTCGCAAAATGATGGATTGCGGGATACCTGGTCATCGTAAATGGCGATCTTCTCACGCAGGTAGCCGGCGGTTTGCGCCAGCTCCTGCAGTTGTGCCTCGACTGCTTGCAGATGGGCCTGCAACAGGTCGCGCCGGGCGATGAGCGTGGTATCCCCTGCGCTGCGCATTTGTGCGTAGACCTGCATCTGCCGGATCGGCATGCCGGTATTGCGCAAGCGCAGCAGGAACTGGATCCACGTCAGATCAGCCGGGCCATAGCGGCGCTGTCCGCCCGGCGCACGTTGCACCGGGGCAATCAGCCCGATCCGCTCGTAATAGCGCAGCGTGTGGGCAGACAAACCCGTGTGCTGTGCCATGTCTTCGATCTGCATGAAGGGTTCCATAGCCGTCATCCTGCAAGTTAGAGCGCGCTCCAAGTCAAGCATTTTAATACGCCTTTCGTCGCCACTTTTGTTTTGTTTCTTGGAATTAAAGTCGAAAACTCTGAAATAAAGTCGAAAACCTCCAATGAGCGTTTCTGCGGCTTTGGGCGGAAAATCCCCCGCACAAATAAAGTCGAAAACCCTATCCGTTATGAGAGTCCCAGATGTACAACAAAAAGGCCTCCGGGGGAGCTTTAGCTCTAACGACGTCACCCCGGATTTGAGTAGCACCGCGATTTAGAGTCCAATCCCTTTATCTCAGGAGACTGGACGTGAAGAAGCGTTATTCGGAAGAACAAATCATCGGCTTTCTGCGCGAGGCCGAATCGGGCATTCCGCTCAAGGAACTGTGCCGCCTGCACGGGTTTTCAGAAGCCAGTTTTTACCTGTGGCGCAGCAAGTTCGGTGGCATGAACGTCTCCGATGCCAAACGGCTCAAGGAACTGGAAGCGGAGAACGCCCGGCTCAAACGCATGCTGGCCA
This is a stretch of genomic DNA from Silvimonas iriomotensis. It encodes these proteins:
- the aroA gene encoding 3-phosphoshikimate 1-carboxyvinyltransferase; translation: MTSAEYLDLAPISRVNGTVALPGSKSISNRILLLAALASGKTEVKGLLASDDIERMLEAMTSLGVKWTQTPGTRDFVVEGVGGQFPVKDADLFLGNAGTAFRPLTAALALAGGTYKLHGVPRMHERPIGDLVDALRVVGADIEYLGNDGFPPLQLRPASISAGRRVPVKGNVSSQFLTALLMALPLTGEDVTIEVVGELISKPYIEITLNLMARFGIKVERNGWNEFVIRGGQIYQSPGVVHVEGDASSASYFLAAGAIGGGVVRVEGVGSESIQGDKRFAEVLEQMGAQITWAANHIEAAPPATGKLKALDVDLNHIPDAAMTIAVAALFAEGTTTIRNIESWRVKETDRLAAMATELRKVGAAVEEGQDYIRVTPPADLIPHAAIDTYDDHRMAMCFSLVALGGVPVRINDPKCTAKTFPTYFEVLAGISQ
- a CDS encoding 23S rRNA (adenine(2030)-N(6))-methyltransferase RlmJ gives rise to the protein MLSYRHAFHAGNHADVLKHTVEIALLRYLNQKDKPYTYLDTHSGAGVYSLVEGYATKNAEFTGGIERLWHDTDLPEALADYVDVIRQFNPDGELRYYPGSPACALQVMREQDKARLFELHSSDSKLLIDNMEHYGRQAQVDVGDGFAGIKAVLPPPSRRGLVLIDPPYEDKGDYQRVVDALGEGLKRFATGTYAIWYPQLQREEARTLPARLKMLPVKSWLHVALSVQSPSPDGFGMYGSGMFVLNPPWTLHDTLKPVMPLLAKKLALDAGARYVLDFHENAAG
- a CDS encoding carboxymuconolactone decarboxylase family protein, giving the protein MTHATLNRQPQPQTTDDSRFVRGLAQLNQIDGDAGEAVVARVGAIAPDFARYLVEFGFGDIYSRPGLGLREREIAVVAALAALGNAAPQLKVHLNAALNVGVTRDEILEVLMMMSLYAGFPAALNGLFAAQEVFDARDAAGN
- a CDS encoding MerR family transcriptional regulator is translated as MEPFMQIEDMAQHTGLSAHTLRYYERIGLIAPVQRAPGGQRRYGPADLTWIQFLLRLRNTGMPIRQMQVYAQMRSAGDTTLIARRDLLQAHLQAVEAQLQELAQTAGYLREKIAIYDDQVSRNPSFCEDTPHDARHPEPPATTANHR